The Streptomyces sp. NBC_00440 genome contains a region encoding:
- a CDS encoding DivIVA domain-containing protein → MPLTPEDVRNKQFTTVRLREGYDEDEVDAFLDEVEAELTRLLRENEDLRAKLAAATRAAAQNQQQGMRKPPEQQDGRGGPNAPVPAAISGPPQGQQQPQMGPPQLPGGQPQLPAGPGGHGPGPQGQHGPGPQGQHGPGPQGQHGPGPQGQHGPGPMGQQGPMGGQGQLGPGPMGQQGPMGQGPMGQQGPMGGQGQLAQGPMGGPMGGHGGPPQMQQQGPGGDSAARVLSLAQQTADQAIAEARSEANKIVGEARSRAEGLERDARAKADALERDAQEKHRVAMGSLESARATLERKVEDLRGFEREYRTRLKSYLESQLRQLETQADDSLAPPRTPATASLPPSPSMASAGAGAMGHAQQSMGGNPSMGSQPSMGGAPSYGGQQQMSPAMTQPMAPVRPQAPQPMQQAPSPMRGFLIDEDDN, encoded by the coding sequence ATGCCGCTGACCCCCGAGGACGTGCGGAACAAACAGTTCACGACCGTCCGCCTCCGAGAAGGCTATGACGAGGACGAGGTCGATGCCTTCCTCGACGAGGTCGAAGCCGAACTGACGCGACTGCTCCGCGAGAACGAGGATCTGCGCGCCAAGCTGGCAGCCGCCACGCGTGCCGCCGCGCAGAATCAGCAGCAGGGCATGCGCAAGCCGCCCGAGCAGCAGGACGGCCGCGGCGGTCCGAACGCTCCGGTGCCCGCCGCCATATCCGGTCCACCGCAGGGCCAGCAGCAGCCGCAGATGGGTCCGCCCCAACTGCCGGGCGGTCAGCCCCAGCTGCCTGCAGGTCCTGGCGGTCACGGCCCCGGTCCCCAGGGTCAGCACGGCCCGGGTCCGCAGGGTCAGCACGGCCCTGGTCCCCAGGGTCAGCACGGTCCGGGCCCGCAGGGTCAGCACGGCCCCGGTCCCATGGGCCAGCAGGGCCCGATGGGCGGCCAGGGTCAGCTCGGCCCGGGTCCCATGGGCCAGCAGGGTCCGATGGGTCAGGGTCCGATGGGCCAGCAGGGTCCGATGGGCGGTCAGGGGCAGCTCGCACAGGGCCCCATGGGCGGTCCGATGGGCGGCCACGGCGGTCCCCCGCAGATGCAGCAGCAGGGCCCCGGCGGCGACAGCGCTGCCCGCGTGCTCTCGCTCGCGCAGCAGACGGCCGACCAGGCGATCGCGGAGGCCCGTTCCGAGGCCAACAAGATCGTCGGCGAGGCGCGGAGCCGTGCCGAGGGGCTGGAGCGGGATGCCCGCGCCAAGGCCGACGCACTGGAGCGGGACGCTCAGGAGAAGCACCGCGTGGCGATGGGCTCCCTGGAGTCCGCCCGCGCGACGCTGGAGCGCAAGGTCGAGGATCTGCGTGGCTTCGAGCGTGAGTACCGGACCAGGCTGAAGTCCTACCTGGAGAGCCAGCTGCGTCAGCTGGAGACCCAGGCGGACGACTCGCTGGCCCCGCCGCGTACTCCGGCGACCGCTTCGCTGCCGCCGTCGCCCTCGATGGCTTCGGCCGGAGCGGGCGCGATGGGACACGCGCAGCAGAGCATGGGCGGGAACCCGTCCATGGGCAGTCAGCCGTCGATGGGCGGTGCCCCGTCGTACGGCGGTCAGCAGCAGATGTCGCCGGCGATGACTCAGCCGATGGCGCCGGTGCGGCCGCAGGCTCCGCAGCCGATGCAGCAGGCACCTTCGCCCATGCGGGGGTTCCTGATCGACGAGGACGACAACTGA
- a CDS encoding YggT family protein gives MGIALDVVYIALMCFLIVLIFRLVMDYVFQFARSWQPGKAMVVVLEATYTVTDPPLKLLRRFIPPLRLGGVALDLSFFVLMIIVYILISIVSRV, from the coding sequence ATGGGCATCGCATTGGATGTGGTCTACATCGCGCTGATGTGTTTCCTCATCGTGTTGATCTTCCGGCTTGTCATGGACTACGTCTTCCAGTTCGCCCGTTCATGGCAACCTGGCAAGGCGATGGTGGTCGTTCTGGAGGCCACTTACACTGTCACCGATCCACCGCTCAAGCTTCTGCGGCGGTTCATTCCGCCGCTGCGTCTCGGGGGCGTGGCACTCGACCTGTCCTTCTTCGTTCTGATGATCATCGTCTACATCCTGATCAGCATTGTGAGCCGGGTGTGA
- a CDS encoding cell division protein SepF, with protein MAGAMRKMAVYLGLVEDDGYDGPGFDPDDEFEPEPEPERDRRRHQPPHQSHQSQQDEPVRMVQPPAQREPVALPAESGRPARIAPVASITPERPSMEKNAPVIMPKVVSEREPYRITTLHPRTYNEARTIGEHFREGTPVIMNLTEMDDTDAKRLVDFAAGLVFGLHGSIERVTQKVFLLSPANVDVTAEDKARIAEGGFFNQS; from the coding sequence ATGGCCGGCGCGATGCGCAAGATGGCGGTCTACCTCGGCCTCGTGGAGGACGATGGGTACGACGGCCCGGGGTTCGACCCCGATGACGAGTTCGAACCCGAGCCCGAGCCCGAGAGGGACCGACGGCGACACCAACCTCCGCATCAGTCGCACCAGTCCCAGCAGGACGAACCGGTGCGAATGGTGCAACCGCCCGCCCAGCGCGAGCCTGTTGCGCTACCGGCGGAAAGCGGACGACCCGCCCGAATCGCCCCCGTGGCGTCCATCACACCTGAACGCCCGAGTATGGAGAAGAACGCCCCGGTGATCATGCCCAAGGTTGTGTCCGAGCGGGAGCCCTACCGCATCACCACGCTGCACCCCCGGACCTACAACGAGGCCCGTACCATCGGGGAACACTTCCGTGAGGGCACTCCGGTGATCATGAATCTGACCGAGATGGATGACACGGATGCGAAGCGACTTGTCGACTTTGCCGCAGGACTTGTCTTCGGTCTGCATGGCAGCATTGAGCGGGTGACGCAGAAGGTGTTCCTGTTGTCGCCTGCTAACGTCGATGTCACGGCGGAGGACAAGGCCCGTATCGCAGAGGGCGGTTTCTTCAACCAGAGCTGA
- a CDS encoding YggS family pyridoxal phosphate-dependent enzyme → MTDRKRELTANLARVEERIASACASAGREREEVTLIVVTKTYPASDVRLLSELGVRQVAENRDQDAAPKAAECADLSLSWHFVGQLQTNKVRSVASYADVVQSVDRARLVTSLSTAAVRADRELGCLVQVALDAEAGGRGERGGVAPDGVGELADSVAAAPGLRLDGLMTVAPLAGPYAGRQQAAFERLMEISSRLRATHPAANMVSAGMSTDLEEAVKAGATHVRVGTAVLGVRPPLG, encoded by the coding sequence ATGACGGACCGTAAGCGTGAACTCACCGCAAACCTGGCCCGCGTGGAGGAACGTATCGCTTCCGCGTGCGCGTCCGCCGGGCGCGAGCGGGAGGAGGTGACCCTGATCGTGGTCACCAAGACGTATCCCGCGAGCGATGTGCGACTTCTCTCGGAACTCGGCGTACGGCAGGTCGCGGAGAACCGCGACCAGGACGCGGCGCCCAAGGCCGCCGAGTGTGCGGATCTGTCGCTTTCCTGGCACTTTGTCGGTCAGCTTCAGACGAACAAGGTCCGCTCTGTGGCGAGTTATGCCGATGTAGTGCAGTCGGTGGACCGGGCCAGACTTGTTACATCTCTCTCAACCGCCGCCGTCCGGGCGGACCGTGAACTGGGCTGCCTGGTTCAGGTCGCGCTCGACGCGGAGGCCGGCGGGCGGGGTGAGCGGGGCGGCGTCGCACCCGACGGCGTCGGCGAGTTGGCCGATTCGGTGGCCGCCGCGCCAGGACTGCGGCTCGACGGGCTGATGACCGTCGCACCGCTGGCCGGACCGTACGCGGGACGGCAACAGGCGGCGTTCGAGCGGCTGATGGAAATCTCATCCCGCCTGCGCGCGACCCATCCTGCTGCCAACATGGTGTCAGCAGGGATGAGTACGGACCTCGAAGAGGCAGTGAAGGCGGGTGCGACACATGTCCGCGTCGGCACTGCGGTACTCGGCGTCCGTCCCCCGCTCGGGTAA
- the pgeF gene encoding peptidoglycan editing factor PgeF: MRRPITAYDTAMSTNGAHFAFTDRWGGVSAVPYDELNLGGAVGDDPAAVVTNRELAARSLGIDPARVVWMNQVHGREVAVVDGPWAQTLGDGAEIPATDAVVTARRGVPLAVLTADCVPVLLADPVAGVVAAAHAGRPGLVAGVVPAAVGAMVSLGADPARITARTGPAVCGRCYEVPADMRAEVARTVPEAWSETSWSTPAVDVTAGVLAQLSALGVADRQHSPVCTLESTDHFSYRRDRTTGRLAGYVWLD, translated from the coding sequence ACACCGCGATGTCCACGAACGGCGCGCACTTCGCTTTCACCGACAGGTGGGGCGGGGTGAGCGCCGTTCCGTACGATGAGCTCAATCTCGGCGGAGCGGTCGGCGACGACCCGGCCGCGGTCGTGACGAACCGTGAACTCGCGGCGCGCTCGCTGGGCATCGACCCGGCGCGGGTCGTCTGGATGAACCAGGTGCACGGGCGCGAGGTCGCCGTGGTCGACGGCCCCTGGGCACAAACACTCGGCGACGGTGCGGAAATCCCCGCCACCGATGCCGTCGTGACAGCCCGCCGGGGGGTCCCGCTGGCGGTGCTCACCGCCGACTGCGTCCCCGTACTGCTCGCCGACCCGGTCGCGGGGGTGGTGGCCGCGGCGCACGCGGGCCGTCCCGGGCTTGTCGCCGGGGTGGTCCCCGCCGCGGTCGGCGCGATGGTGTCGCTCGGCGCCGACCCCGCACGGATCACGGCCCGCACCGGCCCCGCCGTCTGCGGCCGTTGCTACGAAGTGCCCGCCGATATGCGGGCCGAGGTCGCACGGACCGTTCCCGAAGCCTGGTCGGAGACGAGCTGGTCCACACCGGCGGTGGATGTCACCGCAGGAGTACTCGCCCAGTTGTCGGCGCTCGGCGTCGCGGACCGGCAGCACTCGCCGGTCTGCACTCTGGAATCGACCGACCACTTCTCCTACCGTCGCGACCGCACCACCGGGCGGCTCGCCGGATATGTCTGGCTGGACTGA